CAATACTTCTGTAAGCGGACACGTACTGCCATCAGGTTCAACTACAAGCATATTTCCTGATCCATCATTTTTCATTTGTTTGAATGTCATGCCTGGTATTTGATCTTTCACTTCATTTGATGGACGACCAGTCAAGACCGTGATATCCTTAAAGCCCTGACCTTGCAATGCATATATTGCCCCACGGCTAACTGAACCAAAGCTGATTACCACTGTTTTTAGAGGTTTCCCATAAAATCCGCTGATTCCGGTCAGGCTTAGTGCATGATTTACTCCGGCATAACCTGCCAATTCATTATTCTTATAGAAAGTATGCATGCTTTTATCACCTGTCCTGCTCCATGTAAACATTTCTTCCCAAGCAATAAGGGTTAATTTTCTATCTATTGAAACTTGTGTAATTTCTTTCTGTTGTACACAATGCGGCCAACCCCATACTACTGCACCTTCTCGTACCTCTGACAAATCTGTTGCTAAAGGCTTGGGAATTATTACACAATCAAAACCATTCAGAATCTCGTCCCTGAAAGCTACCCTGCCTGATGAAAGTCTGGCTAAAGTATTGTCATCTATGCCAAATCTCATACCATAGCCTTCTTCAAAAGTGATTTGTTTTCGTAACTTCTCAGGAATACGCTTTAAATGTTCTGGATGAATGGGTACACGCATTTCGTTTTCTTTTAGTGATTTTCCAATCACTCCGACTGTTAAAAGTTGTATCATATTGTTCT
The genomic region above belongs to Bacteroidales bacterium and contains:
- a CDS encoding N(5)-(carboxyethyl)ornithine synthase; the protein is MRVPIHPEHLKRIPEKLRKQITFEEGYGMRFGIDDNTLARLSSGRVAFRDEILNGFDCVIIPKPLATDLSEVREGAVVWGWPHCVQQKEITQVSIDRKLTLIAWEEMFTWSRTGDKSMHTFYKNNELAGYAGVNHALSLTGISGFYGKPLKTVVISFGSVSRGAIYALQGQGFKDITVLTGRPSNEVKDQIPGMTFKQMKNDGSGNMLVVEPDGSTCPLTEVLTDVQIIVNGVLQDSDHPKMFVPACDADKLIKGTLIIDISCDEGMGFWCAKPTSFENPMFEADGKYYYAVDHSPSYYWNSASWEISKALLPFLPEVLGGANAWDKNITISKSIEIREGVIQNPKILSFQNREKEYPHKFR